Proteins encoded within one genomic window of Scheffersomyces stipitis CBS 6054 chromosome 3, complete sequence:
- a CDS encoding 60S ribosomal protein L24 (go_component intracellular; ribosome~go_function structural constituent of ribosome~go_process protein biosynthesis), protein MKVEVDSFSGSKIYPGRGTLFVRGDSKVFRFQSSKSASLFHQRKNPRRISWTVLYRRQHKKGISEETSKRRSRKTIKHQRAIVGASLELIKERRNLKDSDRKAARDNKLAKDKEAKKVAKAARKAEKAKLAAAGGNIVSKQQSKGAFQKVHATSR, encoded by the coding sequence ATGAAGGTTGAAGTTGACTCCTTTTCCGGTTCCAAGATCTACCCAGGTAGAGGTACCTTGTTCGTTAGAGGTGACTCTAAGGTTTTCAGATTTCAATCCTCGAAGTCTGCTTCCTTGTTccaccaaagaaagaacccaagaagaatctcTTGGACTGTTTTGTACAGAAGACAACACAAGAAGGGtatttctgaagaaacttctaagagaagaagcagaaagaCCATCAAGCACCAAAGAGCCATTGTCGGTGCTTCTTTagaattgatcaaggaaagaagaaacttaAAGGACTCTGACAGAAAGGCTGCCAGAGacaacaagttggccaaggaCAAGGAAGCCAAGAAGGTTGCCAAGGCTGCCAGAAAGGCTGAAAAGGCCAAGTTGGCTGCTGCCGGCGGTAACATCGTCTCCAAGCAACAATCCAAGGGTGCTTTCCAAAAAGTTCACGCCACTTCCCGTTAA
- the ASG1 gene encoding Asparaginase has translation MSDVIRIVHIGAGNHSVTNKSHHRHLIKQALLCDGFLESSRLLEISKWTNTGFGSSLTLEGKVECDASFIHYKSGKIRSRSIVGISVENPIAETWKLYDNLEETYSRTSSGLSCPTSLHYESAEKSIDFVDREINKHKPLEIVHLGKSTRNLVSNRARRTWELYRANIFASGISVQDSVDAISDTIGIVEIAPEDGITKISSSSGGNFFKLPGRIGCAGVVGAAIDLKNSDSYEVCCMCSGNGEDVITLLLANYVSTQILTKLETLKESKEEEELDDELDYGALLVDIIKKHTRKYELNSCKEQPEPYLGAIKVSTSGSLIRVTGSPILC, from the exons ATGAGCGATGTAATTAGGATAGTTCATATTGGTGCTGGAAACCATTCTGTCACAAACAAAAGCCATCACAGACATCTCATCAAACAGGCACTATTGTGTGATGGGTTTTtggaatcttcaagattgcTAGAGATTTCCAAATGGACAAATACTGGCTTTGGGTCATCGCTTACATTAGAAGGAAAGGTAGAATGTGATGCCAGTTTTATCCACTATAAATCTGGAAAGATACGAAGTCGAtcaattgttggaattaGCGTAGAGAATCCAATAGCCGAAACCTGGAAACTTTATGACAACCTAGAAGAAACTTATAGCAGGACAAGCTCAGGATTAAGTTGTCCGACATCCTTACACTATGAGAGTGCTGAAAAGTcaattgattttgttgaCAGAGAAATCAATAAACATAAGCCTTTAGAAATTGTTCATCTTGGCAAATCCACAAGAAACTTGGTTCTGAACAGAGCTCGAAGAACTTGGGAGCTCTATAGAGCCAACATATTTGCTAGTGGTATCCTGGTACAAGATTCAGTTGATGCTATTTCGGATACAATAGGTATAGTTGAAATAGCTCCAGAAGATGGAATAACCAAaatctcatcttcatctggcggaaacttcttcaagctACCTGGTAGAATTGGCTGTGCTGGCGTAGTCGGAGCTGCCATAGACTTAAAGAATTCAGATAGCTATGAAGTATGCTGCATGTGTAGTGGAAATGGTGAAGATGTGATTACGTTACTACTTGCCAATTATGTTTCGACCCAAATCCTTACTAAGTTAGAGACATTAAAAgaatcaaaagaagaagaagaattggatgACGAATTAGACTATGGGGCTTTGTTGGTGGACATTATCAAGAAACACACTAGAAAGTACGAACTTAACTCTTGCAAAGAGCAACCTGAGCCGTACTTGGGAGCAATT AAAGTTTCTACTTCGGGTTCATTAATAAGAGTGACGGGGAGCCCAATATTGTGCTAA
- a CDS encoding predicted protein (go_function protein tyrosine/serine/threonine phosphatase activity~go_process protein amino acid dephosphorylation): MNLTWMEEFDAKLESVNYPTIKRISSAEDLNELLHYYYHERFQDDHYYDHLKSSLKLFPYLHGLDGINQRAFFLEGNDQNVDDITEVLEDNNLINLMFINTAKGKCSFPDLANTVGLEDILVPKVSTAKFEHFVHSSTEVQQIEDVNFHRLDHVWRIDIMKNQTGLNNRNYKEQIKLMAPLSSFVLYNYNREESLTLAILLNTLRNENKRQVIYVVDKDIDWTRISQEYFDNDLTDGIIYSNELQNLIWKLNSMKWMHNHKICLGNITDFNRISASGCNPFKLIISCHENASLPSMKMLSAIMSDLAKPNSASVYYLEFPSSGCFNANAITVPDITAFLNVLKLIYMVVFKYDLKVFIFSFDGFTGLSLLAICIAQLLGAKNTEDSIQELLENKGKPMHTSMRLYYFKSDLTFLKHFERIIDYLKNKLLDLPGYINSLDFHEMNSYHLIHPMQTPSKTDWFNPLVDNNFPSRIFDNLYLGSLQHANSTTILNSTKITNIISIGECPSWFSHFKNQVIFDYEVRNRYRSGVQVLSPIYSFNDNECHIYEVDFSNLDKRKLTYYGHNFPKYLKSLVFIHNLKDDGKDSILDLLTNCPDHIQSKFLLTESKETAPGTTLIHCRIGVSRSASIVLASMMRKFRLNLLSCYMYLRVQRFNIIIQPNLRLFYELYIFEHFLGIRHDSNGDRKGRIYNWEVLCSEIHKLNSHYID, from the exons ATGAACTTGACTTGGATGGAAGAGTTCGACGCAAAGCTCGAGTCCGTAAACTATCCGACCATCAAAAGGATCTCCAGTGCCGAGGATCTCAATGAGTTGCTTCACTATTATTACCACGAACGCTTTCAAGATGATCACTACTACGACCACTTAAAGAGCTCGCTCAAGTTGTTTCCCTATTTGCATGGTCTTGATGGTATCAACCAAAGAGCGTTTTTCCTCGAAGGAAATGATCAGAATGTGGATGATATCACCGAAGTACTAGAAGataacaacttgatcaatttgatGTTCATTAATACTGCAAAGGGAAAATGTTCATTTCCTGATTTGGCCAATACAGTCGGATTAGAAGACATATTGGTGCCGAAGGTTTCTACAGCAAAGTTTGAGCACTTCGTTCATTCGTCAACAGAAGTACAACAGATTGAAGACGTGA ATTTCCATCGTTTGGATCATGTATGGCGCATAGATATTATGAAGAATCAGACTGGGTTGAACAACCGTAACTACAAGGAGCAAATCAAATTGATGGCTCCATTGTCCAGTTTTGTTCTCTATAATTACAACAGAGAAGAATCATTGACCTTGGCAATACTACTCAACACTTTGAGAAACGAAAACAAGAGACAGGTTATATACGTTGTTGATAAGGATATTGATTGGACCCGTATAAGTCAAGAGTACTTCGATAATGACTTGACTGACGGAATAATCTACCTGAACGAGTTA CAGAATTTAATTTGGAAGCTAAACTCCATGAAATGGATGCACAATCACAAAATTTGTCTAGGGAATATAACAGATTTCAACAGAATTTCCGCGTCAGGGTGCAATCCATTCAAATTGATCATCAGCTGCCACGAGAATGCAAGTCTACCTTCGATGAAGATGCTTTCAGCTATCATGTCAGACTTAGCAAAGCCAAATTCTGCAAGTGTCTACTACTTGGAGTTCCCTTCATCAGGGTGTTTCAATGCAAACGCTATTACAGTTCCAGATATCACAGCATTTTTGAATgtattgaagttgatctaCATGGTTGTGTTCAAATATGATCTCAAGGtgttcattttctctttcgATGGCTTTACTGGGCTCTCGCTATTAGCAATTTGCATCGCTCAATTACTTGGAGCCAAGAATACAGAGGATTCGATTCAAGAATTGTTAGAGAACAAAGGCAAACCTATGCATACAAGTATGAGATTGTATTACTTCAAGTCAGATCTTACATTCCTCAAACATTTTGAAAGAATAATTGACTATCTTAAGAACAAGCTATTAGATTTGCCTGGCTATATCAATTCTTTAGATTTCCATGAGATGAATTCCTATCATCTCATTCATCCTATGCAAACACCATCGAAGACAGATTGGTTCAATCCTCTTGTCGATAACAACTTCCCATCAAGAATATTTGATAACCTATATCTTGGTTCACTACAACATGCTAATTCCACAACCATTCTAAATTCTACCAAAATTACAAATATAATTTCCATTGGTGAATGTCCTAGCTGGTTCAGTCATTTCAAAAATCAGGTTATCTTTGATTATGAAGTAAGGAACAGGTACAGAAGTGGAGTTCAAGTGTTGTCCCCCATTTACCTGTTCAACGATAATGAATGTCACATATATGAGGTAGATTTTTCTAATTTAGACAAGAGAAAACTTACCTATTATGGACACAATTTTCCAAAGTATTTGAAATCGTTAGTGTTCATTCACAATCTAAAAGATGATGGTAAGGATTCCATACTTGATCTTTTGACTAATTGTCCGGATCACATACAGTCTAAATTTCTCCTCACTGAAAGCAAAGAAACAGCACCAGGTACAACATTAATTCACTGTCGAATTGGTGTCTCTCGTTCCGCCTCTATTGTTTTGGCTTCCATGATGAGAAAGTTTAGGTTGAATTTGCTTTCTTGCTACATGTACCTTAGAGTTCAGAGGTTCAACATAATCATTCAACCAAACTTAAGACTATTCTATGAATTATATATCTTTGAACACTTCTTGGGAATTAGGCATGATTCCAATGGTGATAGGAAGGGTCGGATATATAATTGGGAGGTTTTGTGCAGTGAGATTCACAAATTGAATAGCCATTACATTGACTAA
- a CDS encoding predicted protein → MKPTTIFLELALIHGIVASAAAGVKGLLSLSLFSNSTQCAWKEVAGTQSHVLICNTTYHASGTAANGTFPWASAKDFLNIPSHFVLEAPGNTIEDAEEPDCETELEDDDVDEDEGNSGGIESSEVEEDLEDEEEEVEEEEDEKMEDETESEYEELDDTDEEDNGEFHHTYINGTTSRYNWKISSTNTLPTATYSHITSSPSNHFTLTYDFPSKSSRKSNEFLFEDDGHFRIGFGRTTTGTTLFPRITLVDDGTTSYVIEPPVISTSTSVASDIPKQPITEDNSVTSYMERTSPESTESFITSENSESLFTTFKSPWQHYTTTRNDLLTWPKTTSTPTTIGIIPSSTRTSSNPALLEGSVLTSSKMRTVSISSSQIARPIKAISKHTGHSTITSKRIRDTSTTSSTTSSKPHSIKQTKANKYITSSLPSTLVSANKTALNFTKSFGGVIYNNRTINYFSASRGIEISWMLAPILILFFIMSL, encoded by the coding sequence ATGAAACCTACTACAATATTTTTAGAGTTGGCTCTTATTCATGGAATAGTAGCgtctgctgctgctgggGTCAAGGGATTGTTATCGCTATCTCTCTTCTCAAACTCAACGCAATGTGCCTGGAAAGAAGTAGCCGGAACACAGTCGCATGTGTTAATTTGTAACACAACGTACCATGCTTCTGGAACAGCGGCAAATGGTACTTTTCCATGGGCTTCTGCAAAagacttcttgaatatcCCCTCTCATTTTGTTTTGGAGGCTCCAGGAAACACAATAGAGGATGCTGAAGAACCAGATTGTGAAACAGagcttgaagatgatgacgtcgatgaagacgaaggtAATAGCGGCGGTATTGAGAGTAGTGAAGTAGAGGaggatcttgaagatgaagaagaggaagttgaggaagaggaagatgagAAAATGGAAGACGAAACTGAAAGTGAATATGAAGAGCTAGATGATACAGATGAAGAGGATAATGGCGAATTTCATCACACATATATCAATGGAACCACTTCGAGATACAATTGGAAAATCTCTTCTACCAACACTCTCCCAACGGCTACTTACTCACACATAACTTCAAGTCCATCAAACCATTTCACCTTAACATACGACTTCCCAAGCAAGTCATCACGAAAAAGCAACGAATTTctctttgaagatgatggcCACTTCCGTATTGGATTTGGCAGAACAACCACAGGGACAACACTCTTTCCTCGCATAACGCTTGTTGATGACGGTACAACCTCATATGTAATTGAGCCTCCAGTAATCTCTACATCCACGAGTGTCGCAAGCGATATACCAAAACAACCAATTACAGAGGATAATTCAGTAACTAGTTACATGGAAAGGACTTCTCCTGAAAGCACAGAAAGTTTTATTACACTGGAGAATCTGGAGAGTCTTTTTACTACGTTTAAATCCCCTTGGCAACATTatacaactacaagaaaTGACCTCCTCACATGGCCGAAAACTACGTCGACACCCACAACTATTGGAATCATTCCCAGTTCCACCCGAACCTCTAGCAATCCTGCTCTTCTTGAAGGGAGCGTTTTAACTTCTTCTAAAATGCGTACAGTTTCAATAAGCTCTTCGCAAATTGCGAGACCCATTAAGGCAATCTCTAAACATACTGGACATTCTACAAtaacttcaaaaagaatCAGAGATACATCAACCACATCTAGTACAACTAGCTCCAAGCCTCACTCCATTAAACAGACTAAAGCAAATAAGTATATCACTAGTTCACTTCCTTCTACGCTAGTCAGTGCTAACAAGACTGCCCTAAATTTCACCAAGAGCTTTGGGGGTGTAAtctacaacaacagaaCCATCAACTacttttcagcttctaGGGGAATAGAGATCTCCTGGATGCTTGCACCTATCCTTATATTGTTTTTTATAATGAGTTTATAG
- a CDS encoding predicted protein, giving the protein MSTLPSSWTQFQLFDYTPIRDPNFQTNDSLYSDASLSAIHATNSYLVIATNNAFLKIIASKNLQLLKTFIAYDLDYRISFVRSLPNSDLLITLAEKQGSPSIVKLWDLNRIIHLQEEDQDVLKFKFQTQALVTNADNSYPISSFEFSSDLTCIAIGYTNGKVILIRGDLLRDRGSKQRLIYESTDPVTNIAFNKYEDLLYITTTSKILTVSTSGRNQRKPQRILSNKTGIDLNCSVIDPKSQYLIVGTTDSIRYYSHLNKIRTIKFEIPKSRIFRFGKNYLLIVSPHQQELLAQESISKKKKSFARVLILDIFNKHISFNFMIPDNTINHVFVMQNDVHLLSNDGVLYKLHEKPINQQIESIIQRELFPVAYNLAVQASMPNDLLLRIQKLYGDFLYEKQENEASIDIYIKCLDLFEKSVDSQGESVDQEDDLDDFVMTVITKFKDAANIPNLTKFLFKLYELKEANNDHITLLLCCYCKLKMTEELDKFINDLDLDEDNNLQDLNFQLIINLFKECGYFTQVIRLLFRLNQPNLIVGIQLNDLKQPRNSLNYIKSLPIDELLLILTEHSKTFLDDCPIETTELLINVFTGKYIPNGDHTEPFSAEISSKKEEKSEETEAPSTLNNYRAFLNYLSGNSTDDIKSNNSNELSVEIQEPTYLPPRPSLIFPSFINHPNQFVIFLEACIESFDKYQGNMNDKKDLLITLLEMYLSLSKESKTNSAEEEWKNKARILLQENSSLLNNSSLLLLSNIYDFQEGEALAKEKAGHEESLLHSYQLSGDISGCFDLLRKYGEKKPEMYKLMLKFVVSKKEIFERINPLEFRFLFDTISSRKLMNPLEILQILTENPANDFITLGLIKDYLIDYFDNQNKEISNNTKLIGFYEGESTKSSHKLTELTNKPFVIQNNKCSACDNKLDFPVIHFRCKHSYHQKCLTDYVIASVQEDMSGERRCPKCVNEIEEIKAIRAGQFKSKENLELFEGTLNETQDKFRYISEYLGKGVMENESVVLFNE; this is encoded by the coding sequence ATGTCTACGTTGCCATCGTCATGGACGCAGTTTCAATTGTTTGATTATACTCCAATTCGTGATCCTAATTTCCAAACAAACGATTCCTTATACTCCGACGCCAGTCTTCTGGCCATCCATGCTACCAACTCATATTTAGTCATTGCTACCAATAATGCATTTCTAAAGATTATAGCCAGTAAAaatctccaacttctcaaaaCGTTCATTGCGTACGATTTGGATTATAGAATTAGTTTCGTACGTAGTTTACCCAACTCGGATTTATTAATCACCTTGGCCGAAAAACAAGGTTCACCATCAATTGTCAAGCTATGGGACTTGAACAGAATTATCCATCTCCAAGAAGAGGACCAAGACGTACtaaaattcaaatttcaaactCAGGCTCTCGTAACTAATGCAGACAACTCTTACCCTATCAGTTCCTTTGAGTTCAGCAGCGATCTTACTTGTATCGCCATAGGGTACACCAATGGAAAAGTGATATTGATAAGGGGAGACTTGCTAAGAGATAGAGGATCCAAACAGCGTTTGATCTACGAGTCAACAGATCCAGTCACAAACATAgcattcaacaaatatgAGGACTTATTGTATATAACGACTACTTCCAAGATTCTAACAGTACTGACCTCGGGCAGAAACCAGAGAAAACCACAGAGaatcttgtccaacaaaACAGGAATCGATTTGAATTGCTCTGTAATTGATCCTAAGAGTCAATACTTGATTGTTGGAACAACTGATTCTATCCGCTACTACAGTCACTTGAACAAAATCAGGACAATCAAATTCGAGATTCCCAAATCTAGAATCTTTCGTTTTGGCAAGAATTACCTTCTTATTGTTTCTCCACACCAGCAGGAACTTTTAGCCCAGGAATCGATTtcgaagaaaaagaagtcgTTTGCCAGAGTATTGATTCTAGATATCTTTAACAAGCATATTTCATTTAATTTCATGATCCCCGATAATACTATCAACCATGTGTTTGTGATGCAGAATGACGTTCACTTACTTTCTAATGATGGTGTTCTTTATAAGTTGCACGAAAAACCAATcaatcaacaaattgagtCCATAATACAGAGAGAATTGTTTCCAGTGGCTTACAATCTTGCTGTACAGGCAAGCATGCCAAACGATTTATTATTGAGAATCCAAAAGTTGTATGGTGATTTCCTATatgagaaacaagaaaatgagGCATCAATTGATATCTATATTAAGTGCTTGGACTTGTTTGAAAAGCTGGTGGATTCTCAGGGTGAATCTGTAGACCAAGAGGACGACTTGGATGACTTCGTTATGACCGTTATTACAAAGTTCAAGGACGCTGCTAATATTCCAAACTTAACAAagtttcttttcaaattgtacgaattgaaagaagctAACAATGATCACATCACATTACTTTTGTGTTGCTACTgtaaattgaaaatgacagAAGAGTTAGATAAATTtatcaacgacttggatTTAGATGAGGACAACAATTTGCAAGATTTGAACTTCCAGTTGATCATaaacttgttcaaagaaTGTGGATACTTCACTCAGGTAATAAGGTTGTTGTTTCGCTTGAATCAACCTAACTTGATAGTAGGTATTCAGCTTAACGATCTCAAACAACCTAGAAACTCTTTGAACTATATAAAGTCATTGCCAATTGATGAGCTTTTGCTTATATTGACTGAACATTCAAAGACATTCCTCGACGATTGTCCTATTGAAACAACAGAATTGCTTATTAATGTATTTACAGGAAAGTACATTCCAAATGGAGATCATACAGAACCATTTAGTGCCGAGATTCTGTCCAAAAAAGAGGAAAAATCCGAAGAAACTGAAGCACCTTCTACTTTGAATAACTATAGAGCTTTTCTCAACTATTTGTCAGGCAACTCAACTGATGATATTAAATCAAACAACTCAAATGAATTAAGTGTTGAAATTCAGGAACCTACTTATCTACCACCCAGACCTAGTTTAATTTTTCCAAGCTTCATCAATCATCCAAATCAGTTTgtgatcttcttggaggCATGTATTGAATCTTTTGACAAATATCAAGGTAACATGAATGATAAGAAGGACCTATTGATCACACTTTTGGAGATGTATCTTTCATTGTCTAAAGAATCAAAGACCAATTCCGCCGAGGAAGAGTGGAAGAACAAAGCTAGAATCTTACTACAGGAAAATTCATCCctcttgaacaattcgtcgcttcttcttctatccAACATTTatgatttccaagaaggagaagCATTAGCAAAAGAAAAAGCAGGACATGAAGAAAGTCTCCTTCATTCGTATCAACTTTCAGGCGATATTTCTGGTTGTTTCGATTTGCTACGAAAGTATGGCGAAAAAAAGCCTGAGATGTATAAGCTcatgttgaagtttgttgtttccaagaaagagattttTGAAAGAATCAATCCATTGGAATTTCGTTTCCTCTTCGATACAATAAGCTCaagaaagttgatgaaTCCGCTCGAAATTTTACAAATATTGACTGAAAATCCAGCTAACGACTTTATCACACTCGGACTTATCAAAGATTATTTGATCGATTATTTCGACAACCagaataaagaaatcaGTAACAATACGAAGTTGATAGGATTTTATGAAGGAGAATCAACCAAGAGTTCTCACAAGTTGACGGAATTGACTAACAAGCCATTTGTCATTCAGAACAACAAATGTTCGGCCTGTGATAACAAGCTTGATTTCCCTGTAATTCACTTCAGGTGTAAACACTCTTATCATCAGAAATGTCTTACTGACTACGTTATCGCATCGGTACAGGAGGATATGTctggagaaagaagatgtcCTAAATGTGTCaatgaaatagaagagaTCAAGGCTATTAGAGCTGGACAATTCAAATCCAAGGAAAACCTCGAATTGTTTGAAGGAACTTTGAACGAAACTCAAGATAAGTTTAGATATATAAGCGAATACTTGGGGAAGGGTGTTATGGAGAACGAATCTGTGGTTCTCTTTAATGAATAA
- a CDS encoding predicted protein (go_component endoplasmic reticulum~go_function molecular function unknown) yields the protein MSTTTPVANECATCSLLTWKDPIFTGKVFGGIVASLFVFKYVNLINHVFHFAYIALLVSAAAEYAGKLVTGQGFVTKYKPAVKSYAKKVNDSVLPQLAELNLKIEEEFQKIVYSHDVETTLKAAGLSYILYKLTSWFSLFTLLATAVVIVFTVPVIYQKNKKEIDALVAQYSKLAKDKSAEYTKAAHKAAAPHIETLVNKTGPVGNFIKSKFPTRTAGSTVGENRDASFGTAADEISSATTSGASKFPDVPSTLSEGKSQVEEFVDSAQEAKSEFNF from the exons ATGTCTACTACTACACCTGTTGCCAACGAATGTGCTACCTGCTCCTTGTTGACCTGGAAGGATCCTATCTTCACTGGTAAAGTTTTTGGAGGTATTGTTGCCTCTTTGTTCGTATTCAAATACGTCAACTTGATTAACCACGTCTTCCACTTTGCCTACATTGCCTTATTGG tctctgctgctgccgAATACGCCGGTAAGTTGGTCACAGGCCAAGGCTTCGTCACCAAGTACAAGCCAGCTGTCAAGTCGTATGCTAAGAAGGTCAATGACTCCGTCTTACCCCAACTCGCCGAGTTAAACTTGAAgatcgaagaagaattccaaaagATTGTTTACTCCCACGACGTGGAAACCACCTTGAAGGCTGCTGGTCTTTCTTACATTTTGTATAAGCTTACTTCCTGGTTCTCTTTGTTCACCTTGCTTGCCACTGCTGTTGTCATTGTTTTCACTGTCCCAGTAATCTAccaaaagaacaagaaggaaattGACGCCCTTGTAGCCCAATACTCCAAGTTAGCCAAGGACAAGTCGGCTGAATACACTAAGGCTGCCCATAAGGCTGCTGCTCCACATATCGAGACTCTTGTCAACAAGACCGGTCCAGTTGGTAACTTCATCAAGTCCAAATTCCCTACCAGAACTGCTGGTTCCACTGTTGGCGAAAACAGAGATGCTTCGTTTGGAACTGCTGCTGACGAAATCTCGTCCGCTACCACTTCTGGTGCCTCCAAATTCCCAGATGTCCCAAGCACTTTGTCTGAAGGCAAGAGTCAAGTAGAAGAATTCGTGGATTCAGCCCAAGAAGCCAAGTCagaattcaacttctaA
- the TRM8 gene encoding tRNA (guanine-N(7)-)-methyltransferase (tRNA(m7G46)-methyltransferase): MPKPHQVQVIKDRETQLREQQEAESKRRTYRDVKEETRKKHKKAHFEASPTPEESTSDKISLPRKRYYRQRAHSNPFSDHRLEYPRSPDDMNWEKLFPGFYDEETKQMTSSVEIADVGCGYGGLLTKLAPEFPNSLILGMEIRVQVTQYVEDRIIALRNKHEDEDVNFQNIAVLRGNAMKFLPNFFRKGQLSKMFFCFPDPHFKQRKHKARIITNTLLSEYAYVLKEGGVVYTITDVEDLHNWMVKHLEEHPLFERLSKEWEEQDTCVSIMFNSTEEGQKVTRNKGSKWIACYRRLPNPEECV; the protein is encoded by the coding sequence ATGCCAAAACCTCACCAAGTGCAAGTGATCAAGGACAGAGAAACCCAATTAAGGGAACAGCAGGAAGcagaaagcaaaagaagaacttacAGAGATGTGAAGGAAGAAACAAGGAAAAAGCACAAAAAAGCTCATTTCGAGGCATCGCCAACTCCAGAAGAGTCTACATCCGACAAAATATCGTTACCAAGAAAGAGATACTACAGACAAAGAGCACATTCCAACCCTTTTTCCGACCACAGATTGGAGTATCCTAGATCTCCAGACGACATGAACTGGGAAAAGTTGTTCCCAGGATTCTACGACGAGGAAACGAAGCAGATGACTTCCTCAGTAGAGATCGCAGATGTAGGCTGCGGTTACGGAGGGTTATTGACGAAATTGGCACCAGAGTTTCCCAATTCGTTGATTTTGGGAATGGAAATCAGAGTGCAAGTCACCCAGTACGTGGAAGACCGTATTATTGCATTGAGAAACAAGcatgaagatgaagatgtcaacTTTCAGAATATCGCCGTGTTGCGTGGAAATGCCATGAAGTTCTTGCCCAACTTCTTCCGCAAGGGTCAATTGTCCAAGATGTTCTTTTGCTTCCCTGATCCTCATTTCAAACAGCGTAAGCACAAGGCCAGAATCATCACAAACACCTTGTTATCGGAATATGCATAtgtgttgaaggaaggAGGAGTGGTGTATACCATTACTGACGTTGAAGACTTGCACAACTGGATGGTTAAGCATTTAGAAGAACATCCACTTTTTGAAAGATTGAGCAAAGAATGGGAAGAACAGGATACCTGTGTTTCTATCATGTTCAATTCCACCGAAGAAGGTCAGAAAGTCACAAGAAACAAGGGTTCAAAATGGATAGCATGCTACAGACGATTGCCTAATCCAGAGGAATGTGTGTAG
- a CDS encoding mitochondrial 54S ribosomal protein YmL11, whose amino-acid sequence MSLKTSILGGIRAGIYRTVSPSLGKNFRGISPVSAFYSTTSQPQQYDSFEQRNTEKALFSRKTFLMDYYKHLNDSNDIVLFVHHNNVAKADNKKVRSDLKKAGAQLNVIRNSIYNVYLKSEHESDPAAAGVTNKNRGVKHPLSPLLNGPTAVITIPKCEPSVVNDVLKVIKNAQDKLILIGARVESSVFDVVEINKFKDLPNKEQLQAQLAGLLTILGGAGLVRTLETASSVLYLTMEQRLKDLDPSEKSEEESS is encoded by the coding sequence aTGAGCTTGAAGACGAGTATTTTGGGAGGAATAAGAGCAGGCATATATAGAACGGTGCTGCCAAGTCTCGGTAAGAATTTTCGTGGAATTTCGCCAGTTTCTGCCTTCTACAGCACGACAAGTCAACCACAGCAATATGATCTGTTCGAACAGAGAAACACAGAAAAGGCATTGTTCTCCAGAAAGACCTTCTTGATGGACTACTACAAGCATTTAAACGACAGCAATGACATTGTGTTGTTTGTACATCACAATAATGTCGCAAAAGcagacaacaagaaggtCAGATccgacttgaagaaggctgGAGCACAATTGAATGTCATTAGAAACAGTATCTACAACGTCTACTTGAAATCAGAACACGAAAGTGATCCAGCAGCTGCTGGAGTTACCAACAAGAACCGTGGCGTGAAACATCCGTTGTCACCGTTGTTGAATGGGCCTACTGCCGTGATCACTATCCCCAAGTGTGAGCCATCCGTAGTCAATGATGTTTTGAAAGTTATAAAGAATGCCCAGGAtaagttgatcttgattGGTGCTAGGGTCGAGTCTTCAGTTTTCGACGTAgttgaaatcaacaagttcaaggacTTGCCCAACAAAGAACAATTACAGGCCCAATTAGCTGGTTTGCTTACTATCTTGGGAGGTGCTGGCCTCGTCAGAACTTTGGAAACAGCTTCCTCGGTGTTATACTTGACGATGGAGCAACGTCTTAAGGACCTCGATCCAAGCGAAAAGAGCGAAGAAGAGTCTCTGTAG